A window of the Salarias fasciatus chromosome 7, fSalaFa1.1, whole genome shotgun sequence genome harbors these coding sequences:
- the LOC115391858 gene encoding uncharacterized protein LOC115391858, whose amino-acid sequence MPAPPPEDIFPFERLPAECRLHVLSFLDEEDKCRCALVCLSWSRLVRSRRLWREADYRRRPGPPARRGLLVSGGEFRRWRTWVRRYTRHLVWRRAGLRRLRASFDLADRRHGWAALLGRLLDSVHCRDLRVLDLDWTFTLLEPLDLLEDGDGDEDGDEDGDEDGDEDEDGSPSGAGSSSHQDRITKVDQVSSFQALLSRLTRTCPRISQVVLPFDWSVRSVSLLTRFQRLRVLELRSFWVFRGVAPAALQTLAAALPDLRSLTLQVLVPLGSLGVTYSLESRSLEFLDVSPSRGLVWSRFRLPALLELRARRAVRGVTLDRRARLRIQSRWPCLDRVLRDGAPRLQVLNGERLSPTWGDRGDQGDGRLGAVLDQCCYCPDHLDSWLW is encoded by the exons atgccggcgccgccgccggaggACATCTTCCCGTTCGAGCGCCTTCCGGCGGAGTGCCGGCTGCACGTCCTGTCCTTCCTGGACGAGGAGGACAAGTGCCGCTGCGCCCTGGTGTGCCTGTCCTGGAGCCGCCTGGTTCGATCCCGCCGGCTGTGGCGCGAGGCGGACTACCGGCGCCGGCCCGGCCCGCCGGCCCGCCGGGGCCTGCTGGTGTCCGGGGGGGAGTTCCGGCGCTGGAGGACCTGGGTCCGGCGCTACACCCGGCACCTGGTCTGGCGCCGGGCCGGCCTGCGCCGCCTCCGGGCCAGCTTCGACCTGGCGGACCGGCGCCACGGCTGGGCCGCGCTGCTGGGACGCCTGCTGGACTCCGTCCACTGCCGGGACCTCcgggtcctggacctggactggaccttcaccctgctggagccgctggacctgctggaggacggggacGGAGATGAGGACGGAGATGAGGACGGAGATGAGGACGGagatgaggacgaggacgggTCCCCGTCTGGAGCCGGGTCCAGCTCGCACCAGGACAGAATCACCAAGGTGGACCAG gtGTCCAGCTTCCAGGCCCTGCTGTCCCGGCTGACCCGGACCTGTCCCCGGATCTCTCAGGTGGTCCTGCCGTTCGACTGGTCGGTCCGGTCCGTGTCCCTGCTGACCCGGTTCCAGCGGCTGCGGGTTCTGGAGCTGCGGTCGTTCTGGGTGTTCCGGGGCGTGGCGCCGGCGGCGCTGCAGAcgctggcggcggcgctgccggACCTGCGGTCCCTGACGCTGCAGGTCCTGGTCCCGCTGGGGAGCCTGGGCGTGACCTACAGCCTGGAGTCCCGGTCCCTGGAGTTCCTGGACGTGTCCCCCAGCCGGGGCCTGGTCTGGTCCCGGTTCCGGCTGCCCGCCCTGCTGGAGCTCCGGGCCAGGAGGGCGGTCCGCGGCGTCACGCTGGACCGCCGCGCCCGGCTGCGCATCCAGAGCCGCTGGCCCTGCCTGGACCGGGTCCTGCGGGACGGCGCCCCCCGTCTGCAGGTCCTCAACGGCGAGCGGCTGTCCCCCACCtggggggaccggggggaccagggggacgGCCGGCTCGGCGCCGTCCTGGACCAGTGCTGCTACTGCCCGGACCACCTGGACAGCTGGCTCTGGTAG
- the chka gene encoding choline kinase alpha isoform X1, whose protein sequence is MKTKFINGVSNSPSMSLGLLVTENALQVQPAARVEEEAEDGGVRDRDQDRPDPDTRLQAFLWCREFLHGAWRQLSPEDFHISVIRGGLSNRLFLCSLPPSVRPVGDEPRSVLLRLYGAILQMSCRRGPSPQADRDRRCQGAEAMVLESVMFAILAERELGPKLYGIFPQGRLEQYVPSRKLETGELSDRGISAEVAQKMARFHGMRMPFNKEPRWLFGTMDKYLDQVLKLTFTRESHRRRFNRLLSLDLPQELELLKALLDSTHSPVVFCHNDCQEGNILLLKGRQNSDKQKLMLIDFEYSSYNYRGFDIGNHFCEWIYDYNCDHFPFFKVDAHNYPSKAQQLHFLESYLREAEPGWDGLGDEERDRRKEDLILEVNRFALASHFFWGLWSLIQAQLSTIKFGYLEYAQARFDAYFQQKKTWAV, encoded by the exons ATGAAGACCAAATTCATCAACGGGGTGTCCAACTCCCCGTCCATGTCCCTGGGGCTGCTGGTGACGGAGAACGCCCTGCAGGTGCAGCCCGCCgcccgggtggaggaggaggcggaggacgggggggtccgggaccgggaccaggaccggccCGACCCGGACACCCGGCTCCAGGCCTTCCTGTGGTGCCGGGAGTTCCTGCACGGAGCCTGGAGACAGCTGTCCCCGGAGGACTTCCACATCTCCGTCATCAG gggGGGTCTCAGTAACAGGctgttcctctgcagcctccctccctccgtccgtcccGTGGGGGACGAGCCCAGGAGCGTCCTGCTGCGTCTCTACGGCGCCATCCTGCAG ATGTCCTGCCGCAGAGGCCCGTCCCCACAGGCAGACAGGGACAGGCGCTGCCAA ggcGCTGAAGCCATGGTTCTGGAGAGCGTCATGTTTGCCATCCTGGCAGAGCGGGAGCTGGGACCGAAGCTCTACGGCATTTTCCCTCAGGGCCGCCTGGAGCAGTACGTGCCG AGCCGGAAGCTGGAAACCGGCGAGCTGAGCGACCGCGGCATCTCGGCCGAGGTGGCCCAGAAGATGGCCCGCTTCCACGGCATGAGGATGCCCTTCAACAAGGAGCCGCGCTGGCTGTTCGGGACCATGGACAA GTAtctggaccaggtcctgaaGCTGACCTTCACCAGGGAGTCTCACCGTCGCCGCTTCAACCGTCTGCTGAGCCTCGACCTCCcccaggagctggagctgctcaa GGCTCTGCTGGACTCCACTCACTCTCCGGTGGTTTTCTGCCACAACGACTGTCAGGAAG GGaacatcctgctgctgaagggTCGACAGAACTCCGACAAGCAGAAGCTGATGCTGATCGACTTCGAGTACAGCAGCTACAACTACAG gGGCTTCGACATCGGGAACCATTTCTGCGAGTGGATCTACGACTACAACTGTGACCACTTCCCCTTCTTCAAGGTCGACGCCCACAACTACCCCTCCAAGGCCCAGCAG CTCCACTTCCTGGAGAGCTACCTGCGAGAGGCCGAGCCGGGCTGGGACGGCCTGGGGGACGAGGAGCgggacaggaggaaggaggaccTGATCCTGGAGGTCAACAG GTTCGCTCTGGCGTCTCACTTCTTCTGGGGACTCTGGTCTCTGATCCAGGCTCAGCTGTCCACCATCAAGTTCGGATACCTG gagtaCGCTCAGGCCCGCTTCGACGCCTACTTCCAGCAGAAGAAGACGTGGGCCGTCTAG
- the chka gene encoding choline kinase alpha isoform X2 — translation MKTKFINGVSNSPSMSLGLLVTENALQVQPAARVEEEAEDGGVRDRDQDRPDPDTRLQAFLWCREFLHGAWRQLSPEDFHISVIRGGLSNRLFLCSLPPSVRPVGDEPRSVLLRLYGAILQGAEAMVLESVMFAILAERELGPKLYGIFPQGRLEQYVPSRKLETGELSDRGISAEVAQKMARFHGMRMPFNKEPRWLFGTMDKYLDQVLKLTFTRESHRRRFNRLLSLDLPQELELLKALLDSTHSPVVFCHNDCQEGNILLLKGRQNSDKQKLMLIDFEYSSYNYRGFDIGNHFCEWIYDYNCDHFPFFKVDAHNYPSKAQQLHFLESYLREAEPGWDGLGDEERDRRKEDLILEVNRFALASHFFWGLWSLIQAQLSTIKFGYLEYAQARFDAYFQQKKTWAV, via the exons ATGAAGACCAAATTCATCAACGGGGTGTCCAACTCCCCGTCCATGTCCCTGGGGCTGCTGGTGACGGAGAACGCCCTGCAGGTGCAGCCCGCCgcccgggtggaggaggaggcggaggacgggggggtccgggaccgggaccaggaccggccCGACCCGGACACCCGGCTCCAGGCCTTCCTGTGGTGCCGGGAGTTCCTGCACGGAGCCTGGAGACAGCTGTCCCCGGAGGACTTCCACATCTCCGTCATCAG gggGGGTCTCAGTAACAGGctgttcctctgcagcctccctccctccgtccgtcccGTGGGGGACGAGCCCAGGAGCGTCCTGCTGCGTCTCTACGGCGCCATCCTGCAG ggcGCTGAAGCCATGGTTCTGGAGAGCGTCATGTTTGCCATCCTGGCAGAGCGGGAGCTGGGACCGAAGCTCTACGGCATTTTCCCTCAGGGCCGCCTGGAGCAGTACGTGCCG AGCCGGAAGCTGGAAACCGGCGAGCTGAGCGACCGCGGCATCTCGGCCGAGGTGGCCCAGAAGATGGCCCGCTTCCACGGCATGAGGATGCCCTTCAACAAGGAGCCGCGCTGGCTGTTCGGGACCATGGACAA GTAtctggaccaggtcctgaaGCTGACCTTCACCAGGGAGTCTCACCGTCGCCGCTTCAACCGTCTGCTGAGCCTCGACCTCCcccaggagctggagctgctcaa GGCTCTGCTGGACTCCACTCACTCTCCGGTGGTTTTCTGCCACAACGACTGTCAGGAAG GGaacatcctgctgctgaagggTCGACAGAACTCCGACAAGCAGAAGCTGATGCTGATCGACTTCGAGTACAGCAGCTACAACTACAG gGGCTTCGACATCGGGAACCATTTCTGCGAGTGGATCTACGACTACAACTGTGACCACTTCCCCTTCTTCAAGGTCGACGCCCACAACTACCCCTCCAAGGCCCAGCAG CTCCACTTCCTGGAGAGCTACCTGCGAGAGGCCGAGCCGGGCTGGGACGGCCTGGGGGACGAGGAGCgggacaggaggaaggaggaccTGATCCTGGAGGTCAACAG GTTCGCTCTGGCGTCTCACTTCTTCTGGGGACTCTGGTCTCTGATCCAGGCTCAGCTGTCCACCATCAAGTTCGGATACCTG gagtaCGCTCAGGCCCGCTTCGACGCCTACTTCCAGCAGAAGAAGACGTGGGCCGTCTAG